TACAGGGGTGCAATACCCATCATCATAGTTATAGAGTCGTCCATTATAGTGTTTGCAATGGTCTTAGGGTTTATTTCCTCAAGCAGAGCTAAAGTGCCGCCAGTGAACAGGGCTCTGCAAAAAATTTCATGAGGGTGGGCAAATGAGGCAAACATACACAGATGCGTGTCATCGGCTGTTATTTTAAATGCCTCTATGGCCGACAACGTATTGTAGTAAACGTTTGCATGAGTTGCAAGTGCCCCCTTAGGGTCAGAGGTTGAACCGGTTGTGTAGTTTAAATATGCTAAATCATGTGGATTTGACCTTGCCTCCACTATTCCTTTTTTTTTGTAACAAGCGCTTTTCCACGGGATATGTTCGTGTTTAATCTTAGCGTCTGTTTCCACTACGACAATGGTGCCGGCAAATGTTTGTAAGTCCACAAGATGTAACAATTTTTCATACACGACAGTCACCTTAGGGCAAACGTGTTTTATAAATGCAGTGACTGCCGGCTTTTCTGTTGTATAGTTTACAGGAACACAAAGTGCTCCCATATCAGAAGCAGCAAGCATGGTTATTACAAGTTCGGGAATTCTGGGAAGCACAAGGCAAATCCTGTCATTTTTCTTAACTTGCAGCTCTTTCAAAAACTCGGAAAATCCAAGTACCAGCCATCCTGTCTTTTCATAGGTGATTTCCCTGTGGCGGTACCTGATGAATACTTTGCCGGGGTTTTTCAGGCAATTTTGCCGTAAGGCCGTGTTCAGAGTCACTGCATGGTCCTTCACTTAGCAGGCCCCCTTGCGTCTTAACACCGCTCCTGCCGTAAGAATCAGGATTTTTAAATCTAAAAGTATAGACCTGTTATTTACATACTGGCAATCATATGTTACCCAGTCAGCAAATTGTCCTGTTCCTCTGCCTTTTATCTGCCAAAGGCCGGTCATCCCAGGCTTAACTTTAAGCCTGATCTCTTTCCACTCCATGTTTTCAGTCATCTCTTTGTCTTCAAGCGGGCGAGGGCCTACCAGTGTCATGTTCCCAAATAGCACATTAAACAACTGTGGCGTCTCATCAAGGCTCCACGTCCTGAGTACTCTGCCTACTTTTGTCACTCTTGGATCGTTTTTAAGTTTAAAGACCGGGCCATCCACCTCACTTGACAATGAGGTCTTGATTTCATCGGCATTTGTCACCATTGTGCGAAACTTATACATGTTGAACTCTACCCCTCCTTTGCCCACTCTCCGTTGGTAAAAGATTATCCCCCCCCGGGAGTCAATCCATATCAGTAGTGCTATAGTCAGCATCATCGGAGAAAAAATCATAAGCAAAAGCAGACTAAGTGAGATATCAAGTAGTCTCTTAATAAACTCATACAGCATAATTTCGTATAAAATAAAAAACCTAGCTCCTTCCTTTAGGTGAAGAGAATAAACATGGCGGAGAGGGAGGGATTTGAACCCTCGGTGAAGTTCTTAGGCCCCACACACGATTTCCAGTCGTGCTCCTTCAGCCGCTCGGACACCTCTCCTAAAGTAAAGCATATTAATTTTACTATTTTTACGGTAAATATTGCTACAAGTACGGGTAAAAAAAATTTTAAAAGATATTGTCCGCTTTTATCAGATTTTTCATAAATATAATTTAAAAAAGTAAATAATTATGCAGTTATACAAATTAATGTAAATACATTTGATGTTACGGAAGGAGAACAGTGGCTTACTTTTTCACAAATGCGATAGATATAACCCCTTCAAGCGGGAGCTGGGTAACAATTGATTTATCACCGTATCTGCCACAGGATGCTACAGTGGCAGTGTTGAGAGTGCATGAGGGCAGTTACGGTGAGCATGTAAATTATGGGTTAAGAACCTATGGATCAAGCAACGATAACTATGCAGTCGGCTATATTAATGGTTATAGCCAGTGCGATTTTTATGTAAAGGTATCAACAGCTCTGAAAATTGAGGCGAAAATCCAGACAACATATTGTAAGATAAAACTGACAGGCTATTTTACCTCAGATGCTGCAGGATTTACCGAACCATATCAAATTGCTGCTGATTTAACAAGCTCATGGACAACTTATAACCTGAGCAGCTATATCCCAATTAGCGCAAAATTCGCTCTTTTAGAAATAACTTGTACTGATAGTGTTTGGAATAATACCGGTATCAGGCCATTTGGCAGCACTGATACAAGGGTGGCTCCTCAGTATGGGGCAAGCCATTTCGGGTTCTGTGTGCCAATAGATGGTAACAGAAAATTTGAAGCTATAAAAAATGGCGGCACAACTAAGATATATCTGCACGGGTATGTCACTGCAGGCAGATCCTTTGTTAACGGAATCAATAAGAGTGTCACCAATACGGATAATTATCAGACAATTACACTTACTCCGCCGTGGGGCGCCTCCGGTGTGCTTATAGAGTCATGGACACACACAAGCGGACATGACGGTTTTGTTGCGTTAAGAAAAGGTTCCACTGATGACATTTATAAAAACAGCAGTTTTTGTACTCATGCCATAGGTATTGATTTTGCTGCAAAAACAATTGAGGGCAAAAGACAGAATACCTATATGGACTTCTACGTGATGGGTTACT
This sequence is a window from Nitrospirota bacterium. Protein-coding genes within it:
- a CDS encoding acyl--CoA ligase, whose product is MKDHAVTLNTALRQNCLKNPGKVFIRYRHREITYEKTGWLVLGFSEFLKELQVKKNDRICLVLPRIPELVITMLAASDMGALCVPVNYTTEKPAVTAFIKHVCPKVTVVYEKLLHLVDLQTFAGTIVVVETDAKIKHEHIPWKSACYKKKGIVEARSNPHDLAYLNYTTGSTSDPKGALATHANVYYNTLSAIEAFKITADDTHLCMFASFAHPHEIFCRALFTGGTLALLEEINPKTIANTIMDDSITMMMGIAPLYDMLFSHCSGYNMSALRIAESGGMFTRAEISEGFKNSFGIPVLSVWGSTETSGIALANRPDDYRLDGSMGKPCPYYDIKVIEEDGREVPTGDTGEMVIRGPAVVAGYIDDNAEFLSDEDGFYKSGDLVRKDSNGFYHFIERKSGLLKVAGLKVYPLQLEIAIKQHPCIDDAAVIGIEDRSRGVVPAAFIVVKEGCNLTASDLSQYMRSKIANYMIPRRVEFVSELPKIGSGKIDKKRLKKLFEDGNI
- a CDS encoding sugar transferase → MLYEFIKRLLDISLSLLLLMIFSPMMLTIALLIWIDSRGGIIFYQRRVGKGGVEFNMYKFRTMVTNADEIKTSLSSEVDGPVFKLKNDPRVTKVGRVLRTWSLDETPQLFNVLFGNMTLVGPRPLEDKEMTENMEWKEIRLKVKPGMTGLWQIKGRGTGQFADWVTYDCQYVNNRSILLDLKILILTAGAVLRRKGAC